Proteins encoded together in one Benincasa hispida cultivar B227 chromosome 1, ASM972705v1, whole genome shotgun sequence window:
- the LOC120069991 gene encoding TBC1 domain family member 22B encodes MKNSGNNSLDGEDPQRKHSTISSLDSRFNQTLRNVQGLLKGRSIPGKVLLTRRSDVLDSSSVSDKSLNYSRSLSDIDTGTSNHIAQSEEEDVQIINNNTILNKSKSSTSNTEDLTKEVQKPIMGARATDSARVMKFTKLLSGTTIILDKLRELAWSGIPPYMRPNIWRLLLGYAPPNSDRKEGVLRRKRLEYLDSVAQFYDIPDTERSDDEINMLRQIAVDCPRTVPDVAFFQQAQVQKSLERILYTWAIRHPASGYVQGINDLATPFLVVFLSEYLEGGVEKWSISDLSPDKITNIEADCYWCLSKLLDGMQDHYTFAQPGIQRLVFKLKELVRRIDEPVSRHMEEQGLEFLQFAFRWFNCLLIREIPFHLVTRLWDTYLAEGDSLPDFLVYIFASFLLTWSEELQKLDFQELVMFLQHVPTQNWTHQELEMVLSRAYMWHSMFNNSPRHLIS; translated from the exons ATGAAGAACAGTGGCAATAACAGTCTCGACGGTGAAGATCCACAACGAAAACACAGCACAATCTCAAGTCTCGATTCCAGATTCAATCAGACCCTCAGAAATGTTCAAGG GCTGCTTAAAGGCCGCAGTATTCCTGGTAAAGTATTGCTAACTAGAAGATCGGATGTGCTTGACTCCTCAAGTGTATCAGATAAGTCATTGAATTATTCAAGGAGCTTGTCCGATATTGATACTGGTACAAGCAATCACATTGCCCAATCTGAGGAG GAAGATGTTCagattataaataataatacaatTCTTAATAAGTCAAAATCATCAACCTCTAACACTGAGGATCTTACTAAAGAAGTCCAAAAACCAATAATGGGAGCTAGAGCAACAGATTCTGCAAGGGTCATGAAGTTCACAAAGCTGCTCTCTGGGACAACAATCATACTAG ACAAGTTGCGGGAACTAGCTTGGAGTGGCATTCCGCCATATATGCGCCCTAATATATGGAGGCTTCTTTTG GGCTATGCACCACCTAATTCAGATAGAAAGGAGGGAGTTCTACGAAGAAAGAGGCTTGAGTATCTTGACAGCGTTGCACAGTTCTATGACATTCCTGATACTGAACGTTCTGATGATGAGATAAACATGCTCCGCCAG ATTGCTGTTGACTGTCCTAGAACTGTACCTGATGTTGCTTTCTTTCAACAAGCACAAGTTCAGAAATCTTTGGAGCGTATTCTCTATACTTG GGCTATTCGGCATCCTGCAAGTGGATACGTTCAGGGAATAAATGATCTTGCTACTCCATTTTTAGTTGTCTTCTTGTCAGAatacttagaaggtggagtTGAGAAATGGTCAATCTCTGATCTATCTCCTGACAAGATCACAAACATCGAGGCAGATTGCTACTGGTGTCTTTCTAAGTTACTTGATGGTATGCAAGATCATTACACGTTCGCTCAACCGGGAATTCAGAGACTTGTATTTAAGTTGAAGGAACTGGTTAGAAGGATTGATG AACCTGTTTCAAGACACATGGAGGAACAGGGTCtggaatttcttcaatttgcttTTCGGTGGTTCAACTGTCTTTTGATACGCGAG ATTCCTTTCCATCTTGTTACCCGGTTATGGGATACTTATCTTGCGGAAGGGGATTCATTGCCAGATTTCCTTGTCTACATCTTTGCCAGTTTTCTTTTGACG TGGTCTGAAGAGTTGCAGAAACTTGATTTTCAAGAATTGGTGATGTTTCTCCAGCATGTTCCAACTCAAAATTGGACCCATCAAGAGCTTGAGATGGTGCTTTCGAGAGCATACATGTGGCACAGTATGTTCAACAATTCTCCCAGACACCTTATTAGCTGA
- the LOC120070323 gene encoding pentatricopeptide repeat-containing protein At1g62350-like, with protein sequence MKSTLMGSLQFHFPQLGLRQDLTNPSLHCCTAAPPPNIICGLRKGLRKPLGRSRVPSIEAIQAVQSLKLAKSTSKMEDVINSKLSRLLKADLFDALTELQRQNELELSLQVFKFIQNEEWYEPDLRLYHGMILMTGKNKMIEMAEEIFHKLKKDGLEPDIRAFNEMMGAYLQVDMVERAVETYELMKASGCTPDKLTFKILIKNLEKFREEFAAVVKKECNVYLDSPEKFLNDVEQKSTAKGRIL encoded by the exons ATGAAATCTACACTAATGGGTAGTCTCCAATTCCATTTTCCTCAATTGGGTCTTCGCCAAGACCTCACGAACCCAAGCCTCCATTGTTGTACGGCAGCTCCACCTCCAAATATCATATGTGGCCTTAGAAAGGGCTTGAGAAAGCCCTTAGGGAGGTCAAGGGTGCCCTCCATTGAGGCTATTCAAGCAGTTCAGTCTCTCAAGCTCGCTAAATCCACCTCCAAAATGGAAGACGTTATCAATAGCAAGCTCAGCAGATTGCTGAAAGCAGACTTGTTTGATGCTCTTACTGAATTACAGAGGCAAAATGAACTGGAATTATCGCTTCAG GTCTTCAAATTTATCCAAAATGAAGAATGGTACGAACCAGATTTAAGGTTGTATCATGGGATGATTCTGATGACGGGAAAGAACAAAATGATTGAAATGGCTGAAGAGATCTTCCATAAGTTAAAAAAGGATGGGTTAGAACCAGACATAAGAGCTTTTAATGAGATGATGGGAGCATATTTGCAAGTGGACATGGTTGAAAGAGCAGTTGAGACATATGAATTAATGAAAGCATCAGGTTGTACTCCAGATAAACTGactttcaagatcttgatcaagAACCTAGAGAAATTTAGGGAAGAATTTGCTGCAGTGGTGAAGAAAGAATGTAATGTATATTTGGATTCGCCTGAGAAGTTCCTCAATGATGTCGAACAGAAATCGACCGCGAAAGGTCGAATTCTTTAA
- the LOC120070324 gene encoding uncharacterized protein LOC120070324, which produces MGISASKRVRNSLTNSLEFDLACNSTFSHCLALTQHAYDGVFPYQLCAAADHLHHLITVVRPHPLIANWLPSPPTRLQVDSALRAVNRDDSDREGETLGPIRFKHWAIELFAEAVAKNVGKKVMLRVPVGIAGIAGIGAVTRSGKDVVGTVVAVYALGVATSVYLSLSG; this is translated from the coding sequence ATGGGAATATCAGCCTCAAAACGAGTCAGAAACTCACTTACCAACTCGCTCGAATTTGACTTAGCCTGCAATTCAACCTTCTCCCACTGCCTTGCCCTAACGCAGCACGCATACGACGGCGTTTTCCCCTACCAACTCTGCGCCGCCGCCGACCACCTTCACCACCTCATCACCGTCGTCCGGCCGCATCCACTAATCGCCAACTGGCTTCCCTCTCCCCCGACTCGCCTCCAGGTAGACTCAGCCCTCCGAGCCGTCAATCGCGATGACTCGGACCGTGAAGGCGAAACCCTAGGCCCGATCCGGTTCAAGCATTGGGCGATCGAACTATTTGCAGAGGCTGTGGCGAAGAACGTTGGAAAAAAAGTGATGCTTCGAGTTCCGGTGGGAATTGCCGGAATTGCCGGAATCGGCGCCGTGACTCGGTCCGGAAAGGATGTGGTCGGAACTGTGGTTGCCGTGTACGCGCTCGGCGTTGCGACTTCGGTATATCTCAGTTTATCCGGATAG